The segment GCGGCTAGCGTTCGTCGGAGTCTCGGGTACGGTCGGCATCGGCACTGCGGTCCGCATCGCCCGAGTCCGGGGAACGTCCAATGTCACAAGAAACAACGCTTCAAGATGTGGCCCGCGCCGCGGGAGTTCATCGGTCCACCGTGGCCATGGCGCTGCGGGACAGTTCCAGAATCTCGCTGCCGCAACGCCGCAAGATCCAAGACCTCGCCCGAAAAATGGGTTACCGGATCAACCCGCTCGTTGCCGCTCTGATGAAAAGTCGCCGCTCGGGCACGCCGCTCAAGGCGGCCGCGATCGCCTATGTGACCTGTTACCCGACGCGATGGGGATGGCGACCGCCGCACATTGATCGTCCCGACTACTTCCCGGGCGCCGAGGCTCGAGCGGCGAAGCTGGGCTATCGACTCGATCATTTCTGGCTCGCCGAGCCCGGCATGAAAGTGGAGCGCTTCTGCGATATTCTTCAGAACCGCGCGATCCATGGCGTGCTCTTGGGCCGCCTGCCGCCCGGCTTGCACGAAATGGAACTGCTGTGGGATCGCTTCTCGTGCGTCGCGCTCGGTCGCACGCTGCACCGGCCGCAGCTGCACCGTGTCACCGAGGATCATTTTGCCAGCTGCTCGCTCGCGGTCGATCGGTTGCTGGCTTTGGGATATCGGCGCATTGGCCTGGTGTTTTCCGAACCTGACGACAGCCCCGGCGTCGGCGACCGCTGGCTGGGCGCGTTCGCGCGGAAACAGATGTCGATGGCCCCCCGCGATCGACTGCCGTGCCTTTGGCATGAAGCCGCTCAGCCGTCCCCGGCCGCGTTTGAACAATGGTATCGGGGCTGCCGCCCCGAGGCCATCCTGGCCACCCAGGCGGAGCCCGTGCTCCAGTGGCTCGATGGGATGGGGAAGCAGGTCCCGCGTGACGTCTCGGTGGCGACGCTGGTGAACGATCACCTGGACCGTGGCTGGGCCGGAGTGCATTCGGACCCGGATCTCATGGGCTCGCTCGCGACGGAAATGCTCGTCGGGTTGATGCATCGGAGCGAGACCGGGATTCCGGCCGCGCCGCACGAGGTGCTTCTTCCGGGCGAGTGGAGAGACGGCGCGACCTGTCGCCGCGCGTCGTAGGGTCGACTTCTGTCGGGATGCGGCGGTGAGGTCGTGCTCGACGATGCGAGCGGCAGAACGGTGGCAGCGGTCCAAGATTGGTAGCAGTGAGTCACTATCCCCCGCGCTGATGTCTCTCCGACGCCCCACGCCCCGTCTTTTTGTTTGCCAACTTCGGCTCGCGCTCGTGCCGATGCTGATCACGCTCCCCGCCGCCATGTCCGTGGCGGCTGAGGCGGGCGAACCGGCGCTCACCACGCCCGGCAAACCGTACAGCACGAAGTCCGTCTGGGAGTATTCGAATGTTGGTGAGCCACCGATTCCTCCCGTCGAGCCTTTGATCGAAGTGGGATTGCGGGACACCGCCGTGACTCGCGGCGCGGACGGCAACTATTACATGACCGGTACGATCGGTCCGGATTTCATGACGGCGAACGAGGGGATTCCGCTCTGGCGTTCGCCCGACCTGAAAAACTGGGAGTATCTCGGGCTCGTGTGGACTTTTGAACGGGATGGCACCTGGCAGAAGGAATGGACCGTGAAGAATGGCGTGCGCCGCCGCGCCGTCTGGGCGCCGGAGATTCACCACCTGCGCGGCACGTTCTTCATCACCTACAGCATCACCGGACTTGGCACCGGCATTCTGCGCAGCACCACCGGCCGCCCGGAAGGGCCCTACGTGAGCGCCCATACGCCGGATGCGCCGCTCACCTCGGGCATCGATGCTTCGCTTTTCGTCGAGGACGATGGCGCCGTCTATTTCGTTTTCGGCAGCGGATACCTGGCTCGGCTCAAGGATGACTTGAGCGCGCTCGCCGAGGATCCTGTCCGCCTGCGCTGCACGCCGGCCGACACCGACATCGAGCATCACCATCCTGCGCGTCCCTGCCGAATGGATCAGTTCGACCATGTCGGCTACGAGGGCGTGTTCCTTTTCAAACGGAACGGACGCTACTACCTCTCCGGCGCCGAGCGGTACTACGAGCGCTACCATTGCATGACGGCGGAGTCGACGACCTTGCGCGGGCCGTATTCCGCTCGCTACGTGTCGGTGCCGCACGCCGGTCACAACACGTTCTTTCAGGACCACGAAGGACGCTGGTGGAGCACGATGTTCGGCAACGACCCGCAAGCGCCGATTCAAAAACGTCCGGGCATTCTTCCTGTGAAATTCGACGCCAACGGTCATATCGTGCCCGTGGTCGCCGGGCAGCCATGGACGCCACGAAAGCGAAGCTGATCCAACTCCGACACTTCATCCCCATGAAATCATCCAGCATTTTGTGCTCCGTTGTAGCCGCTCTCCTGGGCAGCACGGCGATGGCGGCGGCACCGTCGCCTGGTACCGCCGATGTGGTCTTCTCCGAGTCGTATCAGGAACCAGGTGATAACCGGAACTGGAGGGAAGGGATGGTGACCGGGAATGGCATCGACGGCGTCGTCAGCTCCGGGTCTCCTTACGCGGACACATTCATCTTCCAGAACATGTTTTTCGCGCTTCCGTCGGCTGATCCACGGGAGAACCCGGACTTCCTGCGCGCGGAACTGGCTCCGACGCTCGATCACGTTTTCAGAAACGACGACAGCTGGAAACTGAACAGCCGGAAACGAACCTTCTTCTATTGTTTTCACCCTGCCCATCTTCTCCGCATCGGCCAACAGGAACGCGCGACGCGCAGCTACCGCCGCTGGACCAACCTCGCCACTGCCGAGATCGGCGTCGCTTACTCGGATTCGGAGGGCGATTGGGAACGCCGGACCTTCGCGTCACGATCGGACGGCGTGATCGTGACCGAACTGCGGCAGTCGTCGAAAGGCGCCAAGCTCAACC is part of the Opitutus terrae PB90-1 genome and harbors:
- a CDS encoding family 43 glycosylhydrolase: MSLRRPTPRLFVCQLRLALVPMLITLPAAMSVAAEAGEPALTTPGKPYSTKSVWEYSNVGEPPIPPVEPLIEVGLRDTAVTRGADGNYYMTGTIGPDFMTANEGIPLWRSPDLKNWEYLGLVWTFERDGTWQKEWTVKNGVRRRAVWAPEIHHLRGTFFITYSITGLGTGILRSTTGRPEGPYVSAHTPDAPLTSGIDASLFVEDDGAVYFVFGSGYLARLKDDLSALAEDPVRLRCTPADTDIEHHHPARPCRMDQFDHVGYEGVFLFKRNGRYYLSGAERYYERYHCMTAESTTLRGPYSARYVSVPHAGHNTFFQDHEGRWWSTMFGNDPQAPIQKRPGILPVKFDANGHIVPVVAGQPWTPRKRS
- a CDS encoding LacI family DNA-binding transcriptional regulator translates to MSQETTLQDVARAAGVHRSTVAMALRDSSRISLPQRRKIQDLARKMGYRINPLVAALMKSRRSGTPLKAAAIAYVTCYPTRWGWRPPHIDRPDYFPGAEARAAKLGYRLDHFWLAEPGMKVERFCDILQNRAIHGVLLGRLPPGLHEMELLWDRFSCVALGRTLHRPQLHRVTEDHFASCSLAVDRLLALGYRRIGLVFSEPDDSPGVGDRWLGAFARKQMSMAPRDRLPCLWHEAAQPSPAAFEQWYRGCRPEAILATQAEPVLQWLDGMGKQVPRDVSVATLVNDHLDRGWAGVHSDPDLMGSLATEMLVGLMHRSETGIPAAPHEVLLPGEWRDGATCRRAS